CGGTGGACACCATGGTGTGGCTCGGATCGGTCATCATGATCGGTGCGATGGTCGTCGGGATTCTGGTCGGTGGGGCGCTCGGGGCCGGGCCCATGCAGGCGATGGTCGCGACCGAGGCGGGTGCCGTGGACGACGTCGTGGCGGATGCCGTGGTCGACGTCGACGCGGGCGCCGAGGTCCGGGGCGAGGCGCTCGAGGTCGCCCTCGCCCGGTAGGCCCGGCAAAGCTGAGGGAAATTCATCTTTGGCTGGATCTACCCACGAGTACGCCGGGGCCCTACGCTCGCCGCCATGACAGAAGTGCTGCGGCGCGGTAGGGCCTCTTTGGCGTTCAGCTTCTTTGCGCAGGGGGCGGCCTTCGCTCTGCTCGTGACGCGCATCCCGGCCATCCAGGATCGGTACGGCGTCTCGGACGCGCTGCTGCCCGCCTTTCTCGCCGCCGTGCCGGTCCTGGCCGGCGTCGGGAGCGTGACGACCGAGCAGTTGGTGAAGCGGATACCGCCCAGCCTGCTGCTGCGCTGGTCCCAGCCGGTGGTGCTGCTGGCGCTGCTCGGGGTGGGCGCGGGGGACGGGATGGTGGAGCTGGGCGTCGCCCTGGCCGCCTTCGGGCTCGCCGTGGGGGCGCTGGACGCCTCGATGAACATGCTCGGGGTGAGTCTGCAGCGGGCGTACGGGCGCAGCATCATGCTCAGTTTCCATGCGGTGTACAGCCTGGGCGGGATCGTGGGGGCCTCGCTGGCGTGGGTGGGGGCGCACTGGCATCTCGCGCTGTGGGTGTCGTATCTGCCGGTGGTGGCGGTGCTGCTGCCGGCGGCGCTGGTGGGGAGTCGGTGGTACGTCGACGGGGACGGCGGGGACGGCGGGCCGGTGGAGGACGCCAAGGCGGGGGAGGGCGGGAGCCTGGTCTTCAAGCTGCTGCTGCCGCTGTGCCTGGTGATGAGCTTCGCGTACATCGGGGACTCGACCGTCTCCAACTGGAGCGCGAAGTATCTGCAGGACGTGTTGGGGAGTTCGGAGCAGCTGGCGACCGTGCCGTACAACGTCTACATGGTCACCACGCTGGTCGGGCGGGCCATCGGGGACTTCGGGGTGCGGCGGTTCGGGGCGGCGGCCGTGGTGCGGCTGGGGGCGCTGGTGGCGGCGGGCGGGTTCGCTGTGGTGGCCGTGGCGCCGGGGGCGTGGGTGGGGATGCTGGGGTTCACGTTGGTGGGGCTGGGGCTGTGTGTGCTGGTGCCGCAGACGTTCGCGGCGGCGGGCCGGCTGTTCCCGGGCGCGTCGGACGCGGCGATCGCGCGGCTCAACGTCTTCAACTACGTCGGGTTCCTGGTCGGCTCGCCGTTGGTGGGGGCGCTGGGGGACGCGTGGAGCTATCGCGGGGCGATGGCGGTGCCCATGGTGTTGGTGCTGGTGACGTTGGTGTACGCCCGGTCGTTCGCCGCTCAACCGGACCGATACGGTGGCGGGCATGAGCGGCCGCGCACAGCTGATGTGGGACGAGGCAGTAACGGGCTATGACTTCGGCCCGGACCATCCGATGGACCCGGTCCGGCTGGAGCTGACCCGGAGGCTGGTCGGCGCCCTGGGACTCGACCGTGAGGTGGAGGTGGTGGGCGCGAAGCCCGCCGGGGAGTCGACGTTGCGGCTGGTGCACCGGGAGGACTACGTCGAGGCCGTGAAGGCGGCTTCCATGGAGCCCGGGGCGGCGGACCCGTCGTATGGACTGGGGACGACGGACGATCCGGCGTTCGCGGGGATGCACGAGGTGTCCGCGTTGATCGCCGGGCTGTCGGTGGGGGCGGCGGAGGCGGTGTGGCGGGGGGAGGCGCTGCACGCGGTGAACTTCGCGGGCGGGCTGCACCACGCGATGCCGGGCGGCGCCTCGGGGTTCTGTATTTACAACGACGCCTCGTTGGCCATTGCCCGGCTGTTGGAGCTGGGGGCGGAGCGGGTCGCGTATGTGGACGTCGACGTGCATCACGGGGACGGGGTGCAGGCGGCGTTCTGGGAGGATCCGCGGGTGCTGACGATCTCGCTGCACGAGCATCCTCGTACGTTGTTCCCGCAGACCGGGTGGCCGGAGGAGACCGGGGCGGACTCGGCGGAGGGGTCGGCCGTCAATGTCGCCTTGCCTGCGGGGACCGGGGACGCGGGGTGGCTGCGGGCGTTCCACGCGGTGGTGCCGGAGCTGATCGCCGACTTCCGGCCGGATGTGCTGGTGACCCAGCACGGGGCCGACACGCACTTCGAGGATCCGCTGGCTCATCTCGCGGTGTCGCTCGATGCCCAGCGGGCGGTGCAGGTGGCCTGCCACGAGCTGGCGCACGCGTATGCCGGGGGGAAGTGGGTGGCGTTGGGCGGGGGTGGCTATGCGGTGGTGGATGTGGTGCCGCGGTCGTGGTCGCATCTTGTGGGGATCGCGGCGGGGGCGCCGGTGGCGCCGGAGACGGTGATTCCGGAGAGTTGGCGGCAGGAGGTCTTCGCTCGTACGCGGCAGTTGGCGCCGGCGCGGATGACCGATGGGCGGTGGCCGGTGGGGTGGGCCTCGTGGGAGGCGGGGTACGACCCCGCGGATCGGCTGGATCAGGCCGTGCTGGCCACCCGGCGGGCTGTGTTCCCCCTTCGGGGGCTGTTGGCGTAGGGGTGGGGCCCTGCTGTTCTCGCCCCCGCCGCCCCTTCCCGTCCCGAACCTGGGGGCTGCCGCCCCGGACCCCCGCTTTCGGCCCCTAGGGGGCATCGTCCTGGCTCCCCCAGCGGGGGACCCCACGGGCTGGGGGTCGCGGTTACGCCAACTGTGGGGTGTTCCCCCGATTCCGCCCCAGTGACGTCCCTCGTCCGTCACCATCGCACCCGTGTTGAGTACCGGTGCGCTGCGGGCGCATCTGCTGGCTGCTCGGCTGGCCGGGGTGGTGGCGACCTCGCGGGAGGAGAGTCTGCGGAGTTATCGGCTGTTCGCGGCTCGTGATCCCCGGGTGTTGATCGGGCTTGATCCCGAATGGGCATGGGGGCAGCGGGAATTGCTCGCCTTGATGGCGGACAAGTGTGGGGTTTCGGCCGATCCGCTATGTGTTTCCGGGCATGATGTGATCGACCCGGAGCGGACGCTCGCGGCGCTGGAGGTCTTCGCCGAGCGGCTCGGGGCGGTCGCCGAGCGTGGCGGGGCGGTGCTGATCGGGACCGGGCATCCGCACCGGCTGCTGGGCTTCTACGCCGGCCTTGCGGACGCTTTGTCGACGGCGGGATGTGAGGTTCTGCGTCCGGCGCAGGGTCACTGTGTCGACATAACGACCCGGTTCGGTCTACGCACGTACCGCCTCGACTACGTACAGGGCGTCGCTCTGGTCCGGGAGGCCGGTGACGAACGCGCCGGTTGTGCGACCGGTGCACACAGTCATTCGCCGCTGCCGGTTCGACTGGCGCTCGCCGCGGCCGCCGAGGGCGGCGGACCCCTGCCGGATCTCGTGATCGGGGACCACGGGTGGGTCTGCGGGGCAGGTCAGCTGGGGTTCGAGGTCATTGGGCTGGCCGACACGGATGACCCCGCGCTGTTCGTGGGGGAGGCCGAGGGGGTGGTGTCCGTCGCCGTTCCACTTGATGACGCTGTGCGGTCCGATTACTACAGGCCGCTGACCCGCTACGTACTCAATCGAGCGTGTCTGTCACAGTAGGCCTGCGATGGGCCTGCGATGGGTGCACCTCTTCCCCACTCGCATCACCCGCCCCTACATTGGGGAGTGAGCACGCAACGACGAAGAGTCACCGGAAGGGGAAGCCGGTGGCCGTCGAGTGCGGAAGGTTCAGGTGTGTCATGGCTGCAGCTGGCGAGAGGCCTCTGAACGAGGTTCAGTTCCTTACCGTGGCGGAAGTCGCCTCGGTGATGCGAGTGTCGAAGATGACCGTGTACCGGCTGGTGCACAGCGGTCATCTGCCCGCGATCCGGGTGGGGCGGTCCTTCCGCGTCCCCGAGCAAGCGGTTCACGAGTACCTCCGCGAGAGCTATGTGGGGGTGGAAACCGCCTGACGGCACCCCCGGAGAGGCCCGGCGACCGGGCCTCTCCGGCCTCGATTACGACCTCAGCGCTCGGACGGGTAGGCTAGCCCCTTGTAGGTCGTATGGGCCCATGGCGCCCAGCACCGAGTGATGAGAAGTGAGCGAGGGTAGTCGTGGGCTCTGTTATCAAGAAGCGGCGCAAGCGGATGGCCAAGAAGAAGCACCGCAAGCTGCTCAAGCGCACGCGCGTCCAGCGTCGTAACAAGAAGTAAGAGCGGGACGTTACTTCGCTCGACGCGAGCCGCGGAAACGTGGTGTGGCCCTCCACCGGGACTGTCGGTGGGGGGCCACACGCATGCCCGGGGAGTGTGCGGCGGGCTGAACCGTGTGCGTATGCCTGGACGGCCTCGGACGGTCGCCGGACCATCGCTGATCTGGGCGTATGACAGGCTCGTATGGCGGCCTGTTCCCGTCACTTCGTGCATCGGGCGGTCATCACAGCGCAACATCAACCCGATAGGTTGGCTCGCGGGCGGGGAACGCGGCAGGGTACGAGCAGTACACGCAGTACGAGCAGTGCATCAGTGCGACGAGAGGGAGGCGCTGGTCTTGGGGAAGGTCGTGCTCGTGACCGGAGTGGCCCGTCAGCTGGGGGGCCGGTTCGTACGACGGATTCAGCGTGACCCGCGGGTCGAGCGAGTCATCGCGGTCGACGCGGTGCGTCCCGAGCATCATCTCGGCGGCGCCGAGTTCGTCCAGGCCGACATCCGGCAGTCCGCCATCGCGCGGGTGCTCGCCGAGACCGGCGCCGACACGGTCGTACACCTGGACGTGACGGCCAGCGCGCTGGGCAGCGGGAGCCGGACCACGGTCAAGGAGACCAACGTCATCGGCACCATGCAGCTGCTCGGGGCCTGTCAGAAGTCGCCGAGCGTGAAGCGGCTGGTCGTGAAGTCCAGTACGAACGTGTACGGGTCCGCGTCCCGAGATCCCGCCGTGTTCACCGAGACGACCCCGCCCAAGTCGCTGCCCAGCGGGGGCTTTGCCAAGGACACCGTCGAGGTCGAGGGGTATGTGCGCGGGTTCGCCCGGCGGCGGCCCGACGTCGCGGTGTGCGTGCTGCGGTTCGCCAACATCCTCGGGCCCACCGCGGAGACCCCGCTCGCCTCGTACTTCTCGCTGCCCGTGCTGCCGACCGTGCTCGGCTACGACCCTCGGCTGCAGTTCGTGCACGAGGACGACGTCATCGAGGTGCTGCGGATCGCCTCGCACGAGCCGGAGCGCGGCACCCTCAACAGCGGGACGTTCAACATCGCCGGCGACGGGGTGCTGCTGCTGTCGCAGTGCTCGCGGCGGCTCGGGCGGCCCACCGTGCCGTTGCTGCTGCCTGCCGTCACCTGGGCGGGCTCCCTGGTGCGTACGCTGGGCATGACGGACTTCTCGCCCGAGCAGATCCGGCTGCTCACCCACGGCCGGGTGGTGTCGACGGTCCAGATGCGCGAGACGCTGGGCTTCACGCCGAAGTACACGACGGCCGAGACCTTCGCGGACTTCGCGCGCACCCACGGGCCGGGACTGCTGCCGCCCCAGGCCGTCGCGGGAGCGGTCGACCGGGTCGCGGCGCTGCCCCTCGCGGGCGGCGCCCGTCCCGCGGTCCTTTCTCCGACGCAGAGCGCCAACTGAGGAGCGCATCAACGATGGCGGACGCCAAGGTCATTCCGTTCGACGACGACCGGTCCCGCGGGAGCGCCGTAGCGCGGCCGCCGCGGCGCCGGAGCGCGGGGAGCCGGCGCAAGAAGGGCGAGTCGACGCCGGTCGTTCGCGGGATCGGCGAGATCGGCGAGTTCGGTGGGGTCCAGCCCCTGCCCACCAGGGCCGTTGAGCAGGATGATGTTCCTGTGACGGAAGTGACGGGCGGTCTCGACGCGCGGGACGAGGGGGCCGAAGGGGCCGATGGGGCCGAGAAGAGCCTGGAACGGCGGATCGCCGGCGGGCTGGCCTTCCTGCGCCGCCGCCTCACGGGCGACTACGAGGTCGACGACTTCGGCTACGACGAGGAGCTCACCGACCAGGTCCTGATGTCCCTGCTGCGGCCGGTGTACGAGAAGTACTTCCGGGTCGAGGTGAAGGGCATCGAGAACATCCCGGCCGAGGGCGGTGCGCTGATCGTCGCCAACCACTCCGGGACGCTTCCGCTGGACGGTCTGATGATGCAGGTCGCCGTCCACGACCGGCATCCCGCGGGCCGGCATCTGCGGCTGCTGGCCGCCGACCTCGTCTTCGTCCTGCCCGTCGTCAACGAACTGGCCCGCAAGCTCGGGCACACCCTTGCCTGCGCGGAGGACGCCGAACGGCTGCTGGGCCAGGGCGAGCTGGTCGGAGTGATGCCGGAGGGCTTCAAGGGCATCGGCAAGCCCTTCAGCGAGCGCTACAAGCTCCAGCGTTTCGGCCGCGGCGGCTTCGTCTCCACCGCGCTGCGCCAGGGCGCTCCGATCATCCCCTGCTCGATCGTCGGGGCGGAGGAGATCTACCCGATGATCGGCAACGCGAAGACCCTGGCCCGAGTCCTGGGCTTCCCCTACTTCCCCCTCACCCCGACCTTCCCCTGGCTCGGCCCCCTGGGCGCGGTCCCCCTCCCCACCAAGTGGACGATCCAGTTCGGCGAACCCATCCCGACCGACGGCTACCCGCCGGAGGCGGCAGAGGACCCGATGCTGATGTTCAACCTGACCGACCAGGTCCGCGAGCAGATCCAGCACACGCTCTACAAGCTGTTGGTGCAGCGGCGGTCGGTTTTCTTCTGACGGGCTGTTCGGTGGGGCGGCCTTTTGGCTGGTGGGCGTGGCGGGGGCGCTGGCTGGAGTCGGTGGACGGAGTCCGGCGCAGCCGTGCGAAGCCCGCGGAGCGGTGCGAGGGCGGCGTTGGGGATGGGTCCCGATGCTGATGTTCAACCTGACCGACCAGGTCCGCGAGCAGATCCAGCACACGCTCTACAAGCTGTTGGTGCAGCGGCGGTCGGTTTTCTTTCGACGGCTGGGGTGGGTTGTGTGGCGGTACGACGATGGGGGCGCCCCTCCTGAGAGGGGCGCCCCCATCGTCGTAGCGGTGGCCGGGTCTAGTCCGTGTCCTCGCTGTCGATGCCCAGGCCTGGGAGCAGGCCGGGGAGGAGCGGGGGGAGGGTGACGTCGGGTTGGGTGGTGGGGGTTGTGGTGGAGGGGGTGGTGGAGCCGGTTTCGTTGGGGGGGTCCAGGAGGCCGCCCGTGTTGCCGCCGAGGAGGCCGTCGTCGGTGGTGCCGGAGGTGGACGACTTGCCGGGGGCGTCGCTGTCGCCGCTGGGGTGGTGGGTGTCGGAGGCTCCGGCGCCCGTGCTCGGGGTGGTGGAGCGGTCGGTGTCCGAGGCGCCGGGGGAGGAGGGGGCGGCGTTCCGGCGGTTGCCGGGGCCGCTCCGGGGCGGGGGTTGGGGGAGGAGGGACTGGAGCGGGGCGACCTCTTCGTCTATGGCCTCGAAGACCGACGACACCTGCTGACTGACGTCCCCGAGCTGGACCGGCAAGCGGTCGCGCAGGGCGCCCCAGGCCTCGCGGTGCGAGCGGGAGAAGGCGTCGAGGGCCTGGATGGGGCCCAGGGAGCCCGGGTCGCGCTCGTACGCCTCGTGGAGGAGGCGGTGGCCCTCGGACGCGTCGTGCTGCATGCCGGACAGGGCGCGGCGGATCTCGCCGAGGGACTCGTGGTCGAGGTGACCGCTGCGGCCCCGCTCCATGAGCCGTCGGGCCTCGCTGAGCCGGGTGGAGGCCTGGTCGAGATAGGTGCGTCCGCGTTCGTCGTCGCCGTCGGCCAGGTAGTTGAGCTTGAAGTCCTCGATTCCGCGCTTGAGGCCGTAGAGCCCGTCGCCGGGCAGGGCGTCGGAGCTCGCGGCGGCGACTCCGCCGAACGCGCCCGCGGCGACGCCGACGCTGAGTCCGCCCGCGGTGAGCCCCTTGGCTAGGCGGGACCGCGGTCGGAACTTGCCCAGGGGACTGGCCCGGTGGGTGCCCCTCGCCCGGCGGGAGCGTTGCTCCGGCACCGAAGCCTGCGCCGCCTCGCCTCCCACGGTGCCCGCCTGCAGCATGGCCTCCATCGCGGCGACCAACTGGGCCCGCTGGACGACCTTGACCTCGGGGTCGAACTCCGGTTTGGGCAGCTCGGCGAGACTCGTCGCGAGGGCCAGGAGGCGGCCCTGCTCGGTCTGGTCCGCAGCGGCCTGCGCCGGCGGTGATCCTTCGGTCTGCTCGGCCGCCGTGCCCTGGGCGGACTGCTCCTCCAGGGTTTGGGCGAAGGCGTTCGCCCGCCGGTGCGCCGATACGTTCGCGATCACTGGCGGCACCTCCTCTCGTCATGACGGTCGACTCCCTGGGGGTCCTGAGGGTTGCACGCCCTCGGCCGGGTCCACACGATCGAGTGATCGGGGGCGGCCGGGACGTGACCACAGGGAGCCTGTATCCCGCACAACGACTGGCGCGGCACTTGGGTTACGGACTGCGGATGATCGGATCGGGAAGTCAACGGACTTTCACTGAACGTGAGTTGGGAGTTGCCGACAGTAGGCAGGGTCAGCGGGCGTCTTCCGGCAGGAGACGGGCGAGCGTGCGCACGGCCCGGTACTGGAGCGTCTTGATGGCGCCCTCGTTCTTGCCCATCACGCGCGCGGTCTCGGCGACGGACAGGCCCTGGAGGAAGCGGAGTGTCACGCACTCCTGCTGCTGGGGGTTGAGCCGACGGACGGCGTCCAGCAGCGCGGCGTTGGAGAGGGACTCCAGGACGGAGTCCTCGGGCGAGCGCTCGACCTCGTTGGCGTCGAGCATCTCGCCGGTGGTCACTTCGAGCCGGAAGCGGCTGGACTTGAAGTGGTCGGCGACCAGGTTGCGGGCGATGGTGACGAGCCACGCGCCGAAGTCGCGGCCCTGCCAGGTGAAGGTGCCGATCCTGCGCAGGGCGCGCAGGAACGTCTCGCTGGTGAGGTCCTCGGCGGTGGCCTTGCCCCCCACGCGGTAGTAGATGTAGCGGTAGACCGTGTCGCTGTACTGGTCGTACAGACGCCCGAAGGCGTCGGCCTCGCCGGCCTGTGCGCGTTCGACGAGGTCCATCATTCGGGCGCTGTCGCTGTCGGCGGCCGGTCGACGGGCGGTGGTCGTACCGGTCGTACCGGTCGAGCGACCCCGTCTGCCCACCGTCCGGCCGTCGCCCGATCGCCGCCCTTCGACGACGGCGCCGCGCGCCGGCACCTGCTCGAGGCCGTCGGCCAGTGCGTAGCACGGGCCCGCCGGAGCGGTGGTGGCGAATGCGGGGACGGCGTACGCGGTGGGGACGAAGCCGCGCAACAGGTCCTGGACCGTAGCGACCGTTGCGCGCAGCGTAGCCAGGCCCGAGGTGTCAACCCCGACGTGTGGGTACACGGGACTCCCAGAGGCAGAGCTTCCATCACGTGCAGTGCGGAACCTTTCACCCGTCGTAGCGACAGGAGGGGTACCGGATTGCGTTTGAGGAGAATAACGCTTCGTGCAGGCACTGCTACACCGAGTTGCTCAAATCATCGATTACGTCGCTTCTGTGGCCTATTGACGCCCAATCAAGTAGCGCAACGTGAAAGGTTGGTGATCGAAGCGGTTCGAGTTTCGGGTCGGTCCGGGGCGTGTTGTGGCTGTGCGCGGACAACATGACTGGATGGGCGGTTACGGGGGTACGACCGTTGGATTGACCGGGTTCGCCCGACATGACTGCCGGTATGACTGCGGTATGACTGCGGTATGACCACGACATGACGGCGGCATGGCTGAGGGGCCGGACGGTGGTCGCCGTCCGGCCCCTCAGCCATGTCACTTGGTCTGTCGGTCTGTCTGCCTGTCGGTCTGCCTGTCGGTCTGACTGTCTGGTGGGACTACCGCCGTCGTCGGTGCAGTGCGATCGCGGCCGCCGTGCCGCCTGCCACCGCGCCCACGCCCGCGGCCGCCGGGATGCCGACCTTCGCCGCCCTGCGGGCCGTGCGGTAGTCGCGCAGGCGCCAGTCGAGGTTGTGGGCGTGCTTGCGGAGCTTGGCGTCGGGGTTGATGGCGTAGGGGTGGCCGACGAGGGAGAGCATCGGGATGTCGTTGTGGGAGTCGCTGTAGGCGGCGCAGCGTGTGAGGTCCAGGTCCTCCGCCGCGGCCAGCGCGCGCACCGCCTCCGCCTTCGCGGGGCCGTGCAGGGGCTCGCCGACGAGCTTGCCCGTGTAGACGCCGTCGACCGACTCGGCGACCGTGCCCAGGGCGCCGGTCAGGCCGAGGCGGCGGGCGATCACCTGGGCGATCTCCACCGGCGCTGCTGTGACCAGCCACACCTTCTGGCCGGCGTCCAGGTGGGCCTGGGCGAGGGCCCGGGTGCCCGGCCAGATGCGCTCGGCCATGTACTCGTCGTAGATCTCCTCGCCGATCGACATCAGCTCGGAGACGCGGTGGCCCTTCACGATGGACAGGGCGGAGTCGCGGGCGTCCTGCATGTGCTCGGGGTCCTCGACGCCGGCCAGCCGGAACCAGGCCTGCTGCCAGGCGAACCGGGCCAGGTCGCGGGTCTCGAAGAACTTGCGTTTGTACAGGCCGCGGCCGAAGTGGAACAGGGCCGCGCCCTGCATCACGGTGTTGTCCAGGTCGAAGAAGGCGGCGGCCAGGGCGTCGCCGTGGACCGGGAACTGCGGTTCGTCCGGTGCGGCTTTCTTCTGCACGTCGTACTGAACGTCGTGCTGTGCGTCCAGCTGTACATCCAGCTGTGCTTCCTGCGTGGACTTGCGGGCTGCCTCCGCCGAGGCCTCGCCTGCCAACACGCTCCGCGCCGTGGCGGAGCGCCTACGGGGAGTGAGCCATCCGAGAGCGGCCATGGCGTGAGCATAGCCAGTTTGTTCGGTGGTTCCGGAGTCGAGAGGTTTGAAGGGTGTGAACTCTCCGCGACCGAGCCGTTAAAGAACCGGCCGTGAGAGCGCGACAATGGGCGACATGACTCCGCTTTTTCGTCGCGCGGGCCGCGAGGGTCCCGATCCGCGCGGCCGGCATCCGCAGGACCGGCTCGTCACCCTTATCGGGAAGCCCGGCTGTCATCTGTGTGATGACGCACAGGCCGTCATCGAGAAGGTGTGCGGCGATCTCGGGGTGCCCTGGGAGAAGAAGGACATCACCGAGGACCCCCGGCTCCACGACCAGTACTGGGAGCAGATCCCCGTCGTGCTCGTCGACGGCGAGCAGCACACCTTCTGGCGCGTGAACCCGGAGCGGCTGCGATCGGCGCTGGCCGAGCACTGACCGAGCACTGACCGAGCACTGACCGAGTAGTCCAACTCTTCCGGAAAGTCGCTTAGGATCGACGGCGACTTGGTCTCGGGGGCGGGAATCGTGAGGAGAGTGTGCGGTTTTGCCCCCGGTAAGGAAGGAACGTGCGTGCGTGTGCGCCGGTTCCACGCGAGCGCGCCGGGGGCGCGTGACCCCGGTCACGTTGGCCGGGCAAAACGGACACCATCTTTGTGCACGCGTTCACAAAGACATAGCCTGCTTCCGACGGGGCGGTCTGGGGACGTGTGACCGCCTACAGCCCCGCTCTACCCGCAGGAGCACCGTGGCAACTGGCCGAACTCACCGACCGGCGACCCGTAGCCGAGGGATTCCCGAGGCCACCGTCGCCCGGCTTCCGCTGTACCTCCGCGCGCTGACCGCGCTGTCGGAGCGCTCGGTCCCCACGGTCTCCTCCGAGGAGCTCGCGGCCGCGGCGGGGGTCAACTCCGCGAAGCTGCGCAAGGACTTCTCCTACCTGGGCTCCTACGGAACCCGCGGTGTCGGCTACGACGTCGAGTATCTCGTCTACCAGATCTCCCGTGAGCTCGGGCTCACCCAGGACTGGCCGGTCGTCATCGTCGGCATCGGCAACCTCGGCGCGGCGCTGGCCAATTACGGCGGGTTCGCCTCGCGCGGCTTCCGGGTCGCGGCGCTCATCGACGCCGACCCCGCGATGGCCGGAAAGCCCGTCGCCGGGATCCCCGTGCAGCACACGGACGAGCTTGAGAAGATCATCAGCGACAACGGCGTGTCGATCGGCGTCATCGCCACCCCGGCCGGCG
This window of the Streptomyces sp. NBC_01275 genome carries:
- a CDS encoding redox-sensing transcriptional repressor Rex, with product MATGRTHRPATRSRGIPEATVARLPLYLRALTALSERSVPTVSSEELAAAAGVNSAKLRKDFSYLGSYGTRGVGYDVEYLVYQISRELGLTQDWPVVIVGIGNLGAALANYGGFASRGFRVAALIDADPAMAGKPVAGIPVQHTDELEKIISDNGVSIGVIATPAGAAQQVCDRLVAAGVTSILNFAPTVLTVPDGVDVRKVDLSIELQILAFHEQRKAGEEAAAHDNTVPAPVGRDDSTDQGPDGDVPAVMPA